The following proteins are co-located in the Helicobacter acinonychis genome:
- the crcB gene encoding fluoride efflux transporter CrcB: MNLVFLWAALGGALGSSLRYFVGKMMPSKFLMFESFPLGTFSVNLIGCFVIGLMGHLAAKKVFGDDFGIFFVTGVLGGFTTFSSYGLDTLKLLQKSQYIEAISYVLGTNILGLIGVAIGWFLAKNFV, translated from the coding sequence ATGAATCTTGTCTTTTTATGGGCCGCTTTAGGGGGGGCTTTAGGGAGCTCGTTAAGGTATTTTGTGGGCAAGATGATGCCTAGCAAATTTTTAATGTTTGAAAGTTTTCCTTTAGGGACTTTTAGCGTGAATCTAATAGGGTGTTTTGTCATCGGCCTTATGGGGCATTTGGCTGCTAAAAAAGTTTTTGGTGATGATTTTGGGATCTTTTTTGTCACTGGGGTTTTAGGGGGATTTACGACTTTTTCTTCTTATGGGCTAGACACTTTAAAACTCTTGCAAAAATCCCAATACATTGAAGCTATTTCTTATGTTTTAGGCACTAATATTTTAGGGCTTATTGGGGTAGCTATCGGCTGGTTTTTGGCTAAAAATTTTGTTTAG
- a CDS encoding uroporphyrinogen-III synthase, with the protein MREIVWVHSQRIAPYKTLILNGLHYYPLELNVNPFNALIFTSKNAVFSLLETLKHSPKLKILQNIPAYALSEPTAKTLQDHHFKIAFIGKKAHGKEFAKEIIPLLKGKSVLYLRAKDIASSLDTILLEHGINLKQAVVYENKLKHLTLSEQNALKPKENSILIFTAISHAKAFLHYFGFLKTHTAISIGNTTAQYLQERGIQSYIAKKPSLEACLDLALSLKVD; encoded by the coding sequence GTGAGGGAGATTGTGTGGGTGCATTCTCAAAGGATTGCCCCTTATAAAACTCTCATTTTAAATGGATTGCACTACTATCCTTTAGAATTAAATGTGAACCCTTTTAACGCCCTTATTTTTACCTCTAAAAATGCGGTGTTTTCCTTGCTAGAAACTTTAAAACATAGCCCTAAACTCAAAATTTTACAAAATATCCCTGCTTACGCTTTGAGTGAACCCACTGCCAAAACTTTACAAGATCACCATTTTAAAATCGCCTTTATAGGGAAAAAAGCTCATGGAAAAGAGTTTGCTAAAGAAATCATTCCTTTATTGAAAGGAAAAAGCGTTTTGTATTTAAGGGCGAAAGACATTGCTTCTTCTTTAGACACTATCCTTTTAGAGCATGGGATTAATCTTAAACAAGCCGTTGTTTATGAAAACAAACTCAAACATTTGACTTTAAGCGAACAAAATGCCCTAAAACCCAAAGAAAATAGCATTCTTATTTTTACAGCCATAAGCCATGCAAAAGCCTTTTTGCACTATTTTGGATTTTTAAAAACTCACACCGCTATCAGTATCGGCAACACGACTGCTCAATACTTGCAAGAGCGAGGTATTCAAAGCTATATTGCTAAAAAACCTTCTCTAGAAGCGTGTTTGGATTTAGCTTTAAGTTTGAAAGTTGATTAA
- a CDS encoding rhodanese-like domain-containing protein: MLEDYAISLEEVNFNDFIVVDVRELDEYEELHLPNVTLISVNDEEKLADFLSQHKDKKVLLHCRAGVRALNAAKSMHALGYTPYYLEGNVYDFEKYGFRMIYDDTSLSDKKN, encoded by the coding sequence ATGCTTGAAGATTATGCAATCAGTTTAGAAGAAGTCAATTTTAATGATTTTATCGTGGTGGATGTGCGCGAGTTAGACGAATATGAAGAATTGCATTTGCCTAATGTTACGCTCATTAGCGTCAATGACGAAGAAAAGCTCGCTGATTTTTTATCCCAACACAAAGATAAAAAAGTATTGCTCCATTGCAGAGCTGGGGTTAGGGCTTTAAATGCGGCTAAAAGCATGCATGCCTTAGGCTATACGCCCTATTATTTAGAGGGCAATGTCTATGACTTTGAAAAATACGGCTTTAGAATGATCTATGACGACACTTCTTTGAGCGATAAAAAAAACTAG
- a CDS encoding FAD-binding and (Fe-S)-binding domain-containing protein, which yields MEENYHAFFIEASKFLSERIFKDYLRRLAYGIDASCYRYIPKIVVWVKNEEEVQKLCILAQKHSVTLTFRAAGSSLSGQASCDGVLVVATHFFKDAHILDNAKSIKLACGVIGSNANALLKPYRKKIGPDPATINTAMIGGIVANNASGMCCGVEQNSYKTLKSLRVILMDGTLLDTANQESVESFKNTHKNLIEGVLNLRKEILKDRVLHALIKKKYEIKNTTGYSLNALIDFEDPIEIVSHLFIGSEGTLGFISSVELECVKDYAYKTCALLFYENLEQCTKAAQILAALKTKQPEMISSAELMDYASLKSVKNLEGMPSVILEIKEPNACLLIQSESDEIAILENNMQTILDALNTIPVVLDTQISNDPSIYQSWWKIRKGIFPIAASQRKSQSSVIIEDVCFSQEDFVEGTKAIEGLLKKHGFKDNSIIFGHALSGNLHFVVTPILENETERKAFEKLAYDMFLMVSKSSGSIKAEHGTGRMVAPFVEMEWGEKAYKIHKQIKALFDPKGILNPDVIITDDKEIHTKNLKSIYPIEEHLDMCMECGFCERICPSKDLSLTPRQRIVIHREIERLKERANQGYNEEQALLDELLKESEYLAHTTCAVCHMCSTLCPLGIDTGSIALNHYQTNPKGEKIASKILNHMQTTTSTARFSLKSAVVVQNLIGSNNLVSLTKKIKKFIKPFPKAFHYMPKNNAYALENKTLKSGEKVIYFSTCINRSFAPSTRMADKRSVQEVFESLCQKAKVSVMYPNELNALCCGKAFINYTQLTEQNNEKNHAIFLKLSDNGKIPIVLDHSACSTHFFKQMKAYKNLKVYDLSVYIEEVLSPKLKFNPINEDIGLYTMCALKLENKEELLLNLAKKCTLGEIVIHKETGCCAFAGNKGFFTPELNESALNGFKTFYQSYNLKRGFSTSSTCEIGLSEKTQFSWQHIAYLVDACTL from the coding sequence GTGGAAGAAAATTACCATGCTTTTTTTATTGAAGCGAGCAAATTTTTAAGCGAACGGATTTTTAAGGACTACTTACGCCGTTTGGCTTATGGCATTGATGCGTCATGCTATCGTTATATCCCTAAAATAGTCGTTTGGGTGAAAAATGAAGAAGAAGTTCAAAAACTTTGCATTTTAGCTCAAAAACACAGCGTTACTTTGACTTTTAGAGCGGCTGGGAGCTCCTTATCAGGGCAGGCGAGTTGCGATGGGGTGCTAGTGGTGGCTACGCATTTTTTTAAAGACGCTCACATTTTAGATAACGCTAAAAGCATTAAGCTAGCATGCGGGGTGATAGGGAGCAATGCGAACGCTTTATTAAAACCTTATCGTAAAAAAATAGGCCCCGATCCTGCTACGATAAACACCGCTATGATAGGGGGGATTGTCGCTAATAACGCTAGTGGGATGTGTTGTGGGGTGGAGCAAAATAGCTATAAAACCCTAAAATCCTTAAGAGTCATTTTAATGGATGGCACGCTTTTAGACACGGCCAATCAAGAGAGCGTTGAGAGTTTCAAAAACACGCACAAAAATTTGATTGAAGGGGTTTTAAACTTAAGAAAAGAAATTTTAAAAGACCGAGTATTGCACGCTCTCATTAAGAAAAAATACGAGATCAAAAACACCACCGGTTATAGTTTAAACGCTTTGATTGATTTTGAAGATCCTATTGAAATCGTTAGCCATTTATTCATAGGCTCTGAGGGGACTTTAGGCTTTATTTCAAGCGTGGAATTAGAATGCGTGAAAGACTACGCTTATAAAACTTGCGCGTTATTGTTTTATGAAAATTTAGAGCAATGCACCAAAGCCGCGCAAATTTTAGCCGCCTTAAAAACCAAACAACCTGAAATGATTTCTTCAGCAGAGCTTATGGATTATGCATCCTTAAAGAGCGTGAAAAACTTGGAGGGCATGCCTAGCGTGATTTTAGAAATCAAAGAGCCTAACGCATGCTTACTCATTCAAAGCGAGAGCGATGAAATAGCCATTTTAGAAAACAACATGCAAACGATTTTAGACGCCTTGAATACCATCCCTGTCGTTTTAGACACTCAGATTAGTAATGATCCTAGCATTTATCAATCGTGGTGGAAGATCAGAAAAGGCATTTTCCCCATCGCAGCATCTCAAAGAAAAAGCCAAAGTTCTGTAATCATTGAAGATGTGTGCTTTAGTCAAGAGGATTTTGTAGAAGGGACAAAAGCGATTGAAGGGCTTTTAAAAAAACATGGCTTTAAGGATAATAGCATTATTTTTGGGCATGCGTTAAGTGGGAATTTGCATTTTGTCGTTACGCCGATTTTAGAAAATGAAACCGAAAGGAAAGCGTTTGAAAAACTGGCTTATGACATGTTTTTAATGGTGAGCAAAAGTTCTGGCTCTATTAAAGCCGAACATGGCACAGGCAGGATGGTAGCCCCTTTTGTAGAAATGGAATGGGGAGAAAAAGCTTATAAAATCCATAAGCAAATCAAAGCGTTGTTTGATCCTAAGGGTATTTTGAACCCTGATGTGATCATTACTGATGATAAAGAAATCCACACTAAAAATTTAAAAAGCATTTACCCTATTGAAGAGCATTTGGACATGTGTATGGAATGCGGGTTTTGTGAAAGGATTTGCCCTAGTAAAGACTTGTCTTTAACGCCACGACAACGCATCGTCATTCACAGAGAGATAGAGCGTTTAAAAGAAAGAGCAAATCAAGGCTATAATGAAGAGCAAGCTTTATTAGATGAGCTTTTAAAAGAGTCTGAATATTTAGCACACACAACTTGTGCGGTGTGTCATATGTGCTCTACTTTATGCCCTTTAGGAATTGATACTGGAAGCATCGCCTTAAATCATTATCAAACAAACCCTAAAGGTGAAAAGATTGCTTCAAAGATTCTTAATCACATGCAAACAACCACAAGCACGGCTCGTTTTTCTTTAAAAAGCGCTGTCGTGGTTCAAAACCTCATAGGCTCTAATAATTTAGTAAGCCTGACTAAAAAGATTAAAAAATTCATCAAGCCTTTTCCTAAAGCCTTTCATTACATGCCTAAAAACAACGCCTATGCATTAGAAAATAAAACGCTTAAGAGCGGAGAAAAAGTCATTTATTTCAGCACCTGTATCAACCGCTCGTTCGCTCCATCAACAAGAATGGCGGATAAACGAAGCGTTCAAGAAGTGTTTGAATCCTTATGCCAAAAAGCCAAAGTTTCTGTAATGTATCCTAATGAATTGAATGCACTTTGTTGCGGGAAAGCTTTTATCAATTACACCCAATTGACTGAGCAAAACAATGAAAAAAACCATGCGATTTTTTTAAAATTAAGCGATAATGGCAAAATACCGATCGTTTTGGACCATAGTGCATGTTCGACGCATTTTTTCAAACAAATGAAAGCTTATAAGAATTTAAAAGTCTATGATTTGAGCGTTTATATTGAAGAAGTTTTAAGCCCAAAATTAAAATTTAACCCCATTAATGAAGACATAGGCTTATACACGATGTGTGCTTTAAAGCTAGAAAATAAAGAAGAGTTGTTATTGAATTTGGCTAAAAAATGCACTTTGGGTGAGATTGTTATCCATAAAGAGACGGGTTGTTGCGCTTTTGCGGGGAATAAGGGCTTTTTTACCCCTGAACTAAACGAGAGTGCTTTGAATGGCTTTAAAACATTTTATCAATCTTATAATCTTAAAAGGGGTTTTTCAACTTCTAGCACTTGCGAGATTGGCTTGAGTGAAAAAACCCAATTTTCTTGGCAACATATCGCTTATTTAGTGGATGCTTGCACGCTTTAA
- a CDS encoding di-trans,poly-cis-decaprenylcistransferase, translating to MDNTLKHLAIIMDGNGRWARLKNKARAYGHKKGVKTLKDITIWCANYKLECLTLYAFSTENWKRPKSEVDFLMKMLKKYLKDERSTYLNNNIRFRAIGDLEGFSKELRDTILQLESDTRYFKDFTQVLALNYGSKNELSRAFKSLLENPPDNIESLESLENEISNRLDTHDLPEVDLLLRTGGEMRLSNFLLWQSSYAELFFTPILWPDFTPKDLENIISDFYKRVRKFGELKC from the coding sequence TTGGATAACACTCTCAAACATCTTGCCATTATTATGGATGGTAATGGCAGGTGGGCTAGATTAAAGAATAAAGCTAGGGCTTATGGGCATAAAAAGGGCGTAAAAACCCTTAAAGACATTACGATATGGTGTGCTAACTATAAATTAGAATGCTTGACGCTATACGCTTTTTCTACGGAAAATTGGAAACGCCCCAAAAGTGAAGTGGATTTTTTAATGAAAATGCTTAAAAAATACCTTAAAGATGAGCGATCCACTTACTTGAATAATAATATACGCTTCAGAGCGATAGGGGATTTAGAGGGCTTTTCTAAAGAATTGAGAGACACGATCTTACAACTTGAAAGCGATACTAGGTATTTTAAGGATTTTACGCAAGTTTTAGCCCTTAATTATGGCTCTAAAAACGAGCTTTCAAGGGCTTTTAAAAGCTTACTAGAGAATCCACCTGATAATATAGAGTCTTTAGAAAGCTTGGAAAATGAAATCTCCAATCGTTTAGACACGCATGATTTACCGGAAGTGGATTTATTGTTAAGAACAGGGGGGGAAATGCGCTTGTCTAATTTTTTATTGTGGCAGTCTAGCTATGCGGAATTGTTTTTCACACCGATTTTATGGCCTGATTTCACCCCTAAAGATTTAGAAAACATCATTAGCGATTTTTATAAAAGAGTGCGCAAATTCGGGGAATTAAAATGCTAG
- a CDS encoding ABC transporter ATP-binding protein, which translates to MLVEIENLTKTYGSLKALDNIHLKLPKQQFIGLLGPNGAGKTTLLKILAGLNLNYQGKVKILGKNIGIETKKSVAFLSDGDFLDPKITPLKAIAFYKDFFSDFDELKALDLLKRFSVPLKREFKALSKGMREKLQLILTLSRNASLYLFDEPVAGIDPIAREEIFELIANELSQNASLLVSTHLVVDVEKYLDCAIFLKEAKVVAFGNVGELKKGYSSLEVAYKEKLK; encoded by the coding sequence ATGCTAGTAGAAATAGAAAATTTGACTAAAACCTATGGGAGTTTAAAAGCGTTAGACAATATCCATTTGAAACTACCCAAACAGCAATTTATAGGGCTTTTAGGCCCTAATGGGGCAGGCAAAACCACTTTATTAAAAATTTTAGCCGGATTGAATTTAAACTATCAGGGAAAAGTGAAAATTTTAGGAAAAAATATTGGCATAGAGACGAAAAAAAGCGTGGCGTTTTTAAGCGATGGCGATTTTTTAGACCCTAAAATAACGCCCTTAAAAGCGATCGCTTTTTATAAGGATTTTTTTAGCGATTTTGATGAATTAAAAGCTTTAGATTTATTAAAACGCTTCAGCGTGCCTTTAAAAAGAGAGTTCAAAGCCCTTTCAAAAGGCATGAGAGAAAAGTTACAGCTGATTTTAACCTTATCACGAAATGCTTCTTTGTATCTTTTTGATGAGCCGGTGGCTGGGATTGACCCTATTGCAAGAGAAGAGATTTTTGAGTTAATCGCTAATGAATTGAGCCAGAATGCGAGCTTATTAGTCTCTACGCATTTGGTGGTGGATGTGGAAAAGTATTTAGACTGCGCAATTTTTTTAAAAGAAGCCAAAGTGGTGGCTTTTGGGAATGTGGGAGAATTAAAAAAAGGGTATAGCAGTTTGGAAGTGGCGTATAAAGAAAAATTGAAATAA
- the purD gene encoding phosphoribosylamine--glycine ligase, with protein sequence MKDNNSYNVLIVGNKGREYALAQRLQQDERVNALYFCLGNGGTQDLGENLECEHYEHVVELALKKQIHLAIISEEEPLILGLTEMLEKASILVFGASKEVAKLETSKGYMKAFAKECGIKSASYFETSDLKEALNYLQNASFPLVVKASSQHASVINHQEEALKVLESAFKHSNEPVIIERFLEGFELSVSALVANDDFILLPFCQNYKRLLEGDNGVNTSGMGAFAPANFFFDHLEEKIKDQIFKPTLKKLQANRTPFKGVLLAEIMVVEEEGVLEPYLLDFSTRFEDMECQTILPLVENPLLDLFLATTKGELNSLELVFSKEFVMSVALVSRNYPTSSSPKQTLYIDPVDEKKGHLILGEVNQDNGVFESSGGRVAFAIGKGKSLLEARNHAYEIAQKVHFEGMFYRKDIGFKALDLKEYS encoded by the coding sequence ATGAAAGACAACAACAGCTATAATGTTTTAATTGTGGGGAATAAGGGGCGAGAGTATGCTTTAGCGCAAAGGCTTCAGCAAGACGAACGAGTGAATGCTTTGTATTTTTGTTTGGGTAATGGTGGCACTCAAGATTTAGGTGAAAATTTGGAATGCGAACATTACGAGCATGTCGTGGAATTAGCCCTTAAAAAACAAATCCATTTAGCCATCATTTCAGAAGAAGAGCCTTTAATTTTAGGGCTTACAGAAATGCTAGAAAAAGCGAGTATTTTAGTGTTTGGGGCTTCTAAAGAGGTCGCTAAGCTAGAAACTTCTAAAGGCTATATGAAAGCTTTCGCTAAAGAGTGCGGTATTAAAAGTGCATCTTATTTTGAAACAAGCGATCTCAAAGAAGCGTTAAATTATCTCCAAAATGCCTCTTTCCCCTTAGTGGTTAAAGCGTCAAGCCAGCATGCAAGCGTTATCAACCATCAAGAAGAAGCGCTAAAAGTCCTTGAAAGCGCTTTCAAACACAGCAATGAACCTGTGATCATAGAGCGTTTTTTAGAGGGCTTTGAGCTTTCTGTCAGTGCACTAGTGGCCAATGACGATTTTATTTTGTTGCCCTTTTGTCAAAACTACAAACGCTTATTAGAGGGGGATAATGGTGTCAATACTAGTGGCATGGGGGCGTTCGCTCCTGCAAACTTTTTCTTTGATCATTTAGAAGAAAAGATTAAAGATCAGATTTTTAAACCCACTTTAAAAAAACTTCAAGCCAATCGTACGCCTTTTAAAGGGGTTTTACTCGCTGAAATCATGGTTGTAGAAGAAGAGGGCGTTTTAGAGCCGTATTTATTGGATTTTAGCACGCGTTTTGAAGACATGGAATGCCAGACGATTTTACCCCTTGTAGAAAATCCGCTTTTAGATTTGTTTTTAGCTACGACCAAAGGGGAATTAAACTCTCTTGAATTGGTGTTTTCTAAAGAATTTGTGATGAGTGTGGCGCTTGTTTCTAGGAATTACCCCACTAGCTCTTCGCCCAAACAAACCCTTTATATTGATCCGGTTGATGAAAAAAAGGGTCATTTGATTTTAGGGGAAGTCAATCAGGATAATGGCGTGTTTGAAAGCAGTGGAGGGAGGGTGGCGTTTGCCATTGGTAAAGGGAAATCCTTATTAGAAGCTAGAAACCATGCGTATGAGATCGCTCAAAAGGTGCATTTTGAAGGCATGTTTTATCGCAAGGATATTGGCTTTAAGGCGTTGGATTTGAAAGAATATTCTTAA
- a CDS encoding RDD family protein — protein sequence MRSPNLEKEETEIIETLLMHEKMRLCPFYWRALAFLTDSLLVAFLLSDLLGTCDFLHSLYWLTNPIYYSVFVALSFIILYGVYEIFFVCLCKMSLAKLVFRIKIIDIYLADCPSRAMLCKRLGLKIVVFLCPFLWFVIFKNPYHRAWHEEKSKSLLVLF from the coding sequence ATGCGATCCCCAAATTTAGAAAAAGAAGAAACAGAAATCATAGAAACACTCCTTATGCATGAAAAAATGCGTCTATGCCCCTTTTATTGGCGTGCTTTAGCGTTTTTAACCGATAGTTTGTTAGTGGCGTTTTTATTGAGCGATCTTTTAGGCACGTGCGATTTTTTGCATTCTTTATATTGGCTGACTAACCCTATTTATTACAGCGTGTTTGTGGCGCTTAGTTTTATTATCTTGTATGGCGTTTATGAAATCTTTTTTGTGTGTTTGTGTAAGATGAGTTTGGCTAAACTTGTTTTTAGGATTAAAATCATTGATATTTATTTAGCGGATTGCCCTAGCAGGGCTATGTTATGCAAGCGTTTAGGGTTAAAAATTGTGGTTTTTCTATGCCCTTTCTTATGGTTTGTGATTTTCAAAAATCCCTATCATAGGGCATGGCATGAAGAAAAAAGCAAAAGTCTTTTGGTGTTGTTTTAA
- a CDS encoding LPS-assembly protein LptD has product MIRLFYAVVFFLLSVLEAKEIAMQRFDKQNHKIFEILADKVSAKDNVITASGNAILLNYDVYILADKVRYDTKTKEALLEGNIKVYKGEGLLIKTDYVKLSLNEKYEIIFPFYVQDSVSGIWVSADMASGKDQTYKIKNMNASGCSIDTPIWHVSATSGSFNMKKSFLSMWNPKIYIGDIPVLYLPYIFMSTSNKRTTGFLYPEFGTSNLDGFIYLQPFFIAPQNSWDMTLTPQVRYKRGFGVNFEARYINSKDDRFLFNARYFRNYDRYVKRYDLRNQNIYGFEFLSASRDTLQKYFHLNSNVDNGHYIDFLYMNDLDYVRFEKVNKRITDATHMSRANYYLQTENNYYGLNIMYFLNLNQINNNRTFQSAPNLQYHKYLNHLYFRNLLYSVDYQFKNTVREIGYGYVQNALNVPVGLQFSLFKKYLSLGLWNNLELSNVALMQTKRSYVPIIPNESREFGNFVSSDLSLYVNTDLAKEYNKLFHTIQFEAIFNFPYYTFKNGLFSQNMYALSSQALNSYTSPLLRDYNYQGRLYDSVWNPSSILPTNTSNKTLNLNLTQYLYGLGGQELLYFKISQLVNIDDKVSPFRMPLESKIGFSPLRGLNIFGNVFYSFYQNRLEEISVNANYQRKFLSFNISYFLNNIFSSGFKRIVENSANYLKAGFSNDFGYFSMSADVGYDITNNVVLSWNVGLYKKIRCFGIGFQFVNQRRPILTGDPNQPVRVFENNYVKLELDFSPITKTNVTYRSLQRK; this is encoded by the coding sequence ATGATTCGTTTGTTTTATGCGGTGGTGTTTTTTTTATTGAGCGTTTTAGAGGCTAAAGAAATCGCTATGCAACGATTTGACAAACAAAACCATAAGATTTTTGAAATCCTTGCGGATAAAGTGAGCGCTAAAGACAATGTGATAACCGCTTCAGGGAATGCGATCTTGTTGAATTATGATGTGTATATTCTAGCGGACAAGGTGCGTTATGACACTAAGACTAAAGAAGCGCTGTTAGAGGGCAATATTAAGGTTTATAAGGGCGAGGGTTTGCTCATAAAAACCGATTATGTGAAATTGAGTTTGAATGAAAAATATGAAATCATTTTCCCCTTTTATGTCCAAGATAGCGTGAGCGGGATTTGGGTGAGCGCGGATATGGCTAGTGGGAAAGATCAAACTTATAAAATCAAAAACATGAACGCTTCAGGGTGTAGTATTGATACCCCTATTTGGCATGTTAGCGCGACTTCAGGTTCATTTAACATGAAAAAATCGTTTTTGTCCATGTGGAACCCTAAGATTTACATCGGCGATATTCCTGTGTTGTATTTGCCTTATATTTTCATGTCCACGAGCAACAAACGCACCACCGGCTTTTTATACCCTGAATTTGGCACTTCCAATTTAGACGGGTTTATTTATTTGCAGCCTTTTTTTATAGCCCCACAGAATTCATGGGATATGACCCTTACCCCACAAGTGCGCTATAAAAGGGGTTTTGGCGTGAATTTTGAAGCACGCTACATTAACTCTAAAGACGATAGGTTTTTATTCAATGCACGCTATTTTAGGAATTACGATCGATATGTCAAACGCTATGATCTGAGGAATCAAAACATCTATGGTTTTGAATTTTTAAGTGCCAGCAGGGACACTTTGCAAAAATACTTCCACCTTAATTCCAATGTGGATAACGGGCATTACATTGACTTTTTATACATGAACGATTTGGATTATGTGCGTTTTGAAAAGGTTAATAAGCGCATCACAGACGCCACGCACATGTCTAGGGCGAATTATTATTTGCAAACAGAAAATAATTATTACGGCTTGAATATCATGTATTTTCTGAACTTAAATCAAATCAACAACAACCGCACTTTCCAGTCTGCCCCTAACTTGCAATACCACAAATATTTAAACCACTTGTATTTTAGGAATTTGTTGTATTCGGTGGATTATCAGTTTAAAAACACCGTAAGAGAGATTGGCTATGGCTATGTGCAAAACGCTTTGAATGTCCCAGTGGGTTTGCAATTTTCTTTGTTTAAAAAATATTTGTCTTTGGGGCTTTGGAATAATTTAGAATTATCCAATGTGGCTTTGATGCAAACGAAAAGATCTTATGTGCCTATTATCCCTAACGAATCAAGGGAATTTGGGAATTTTGTCTCTTCAGATCTTTCTTTATATGTGAATACGGATCTAGCTAAAGAATACAACAAACTTTTCCACACGATCCAGTTTGAAGCTATTTTCAATTTTCCTTATTACACTTTTAAAAACGGCTTGTTTTCTCAAAACATGTATGCTTTAAGTTCGCAAGCCTTAAACAGCTACACTTCGCCTTTGTTAAGGGATTATAATTATCAAGGGCGTTTATATGACTCTGTATGGAATCCAAGCAGTATTTTACCCACTAACACGAGTAATAAAACTTTGAATCTAAATCTCACGCAATATCTCTACGGATTAGGTGGGCAGGAGTTGTTGTATTTTAAAATATCGCAACTTGTGAATATTGATGATAAAGTCTCGCCCTTTAGAATGCCATTAGAAAGCAAGATTGGGTTTTCGCCCTTAAGGGGATTGAATATCTTTGGGAATGTCTTTTATTCGTTTTATCAAAACCGCTTGGAAGAAATCTCTGTGAATGCCAATTACCAGCGCAAATTTTTAAGTTTTAATATCTCTTATTTCTTAAACAACATTTTTAGTAGCGGTTTTAAAAGGATTGTGGAAAATTCTGCGAATTATTTGAAAGCGGGTTTTAGCAACGATTTTGGTTATTTTTCCATGAGCGCGGATGTGGGTTATGATATTACAAACAATGTGGTTTTAAGCTGGAATGTAGGGCTTTATAAAAAGATCCGTTGTTTTGGGATTGGGTTTCAATTCGTCAATCAACGACGCCCCATTCTTACCGGCGATCCCAACCAACCTGTAAGGGTGTTTGAAAATAACTATGTTAAGCTAGAATTAGATTTTTCACCGATCACCAAAACCAATGTGACTTACCGCTCCTTGCAGCGTAAGTAA
- a CDS encoding phosphoribosyltransferase: MNTDLSYITDIESMRFINEEDALNKLIHEIHMHHIDLKDSVLLALSFNALYLAHALAQKFGATYDILFLEPILAPLNPKCEIALVSESMDIAMNESLINSFDIALDYVYGEAQRVYEEDILSRIYQYRKGNAIKSLKDKNIFIIDRGIETGFRAGLGVQTCLKKECQDIYILTPILAQNTAQGLENLCDGVISVYRPECFVSIEHHYKELKRLSNEEIEKYLGTNNAPNLKKEH, translated from the coding sequence TTGAATACCGATCTTAGCTATATCACTGACATTGAGAGCATGCGTTTTATCAATGAAGAAGATGCCTTAAATAAACTAATCCATGAAATCCACATGCACCACATTGATTTAAAAGACTCTGTTTTGCTCGCTTTGAGTTTTAACGCTCTGTATTTAGCCCACGCTTTAGCACAAAAATTTGGAGCGACTTATGATATACTTTTTTTAGAACCTATCCTGGCTCCTTTAAACCCAAAATGCGAGATCGCTTTAGTGAGTGAAAGCATGGATATTGCGATGAATGAAAGTTTGATCAATTCCTTTGACATCGCTTTAGATTATGTTTATGGGGAAGCCCAAAGAGTCTATGAAGAAGACATTTTATCTCGCATTTATCAGTATCGCAAAGGCAATGCGATCAAAAGCTTAAAAGATAAAAATATTTTTATCATAGACAGAGGGATTGAAACTGGGTTTAGAGCAGGTTTAGGCGTGCAAACTTGCTTGAAAAAAGAATGCCAAGACATTTATATTTTAACCCCCATTCTTGCACAAAATACCGCTCAAGGTTTAGAAAATTTGTGCGATGGGGTGATTAGCGTGTATCGCCCTGAATGTTTTGTCTCTATTGAGCATCATTATAAAGAACTCAAGCGATTGAGCAATGAAGAAATTGAAAAATACTTGGGCACTAACAACGCACCCAATTTAAAAAAGGAACATTAA